The following coding sequences lie in one Mustelus asterias chromosome 8, sMusAst1.hap1.1, whole genome shotgun sequence genomic window:
- the glmna gene encoding glomulin, FKBP associated protein a: MALEELEGVIERCRGLPETEFKEEDHGIFQSAACRCLEEGHAAKLLEILQDEKNKDFVTCMGWNFVGPIVSCALKDEQESEHKENCLKILDRVVQISNPKELLVGLLEQIEEAFGNNISKTILLLLPPLQTVLLKMKHKKAYSVGLSLATIQSQLSRLPVPYTTEQHKQDEYELCKCCMAVTSFMKPFVDEVNQATKSKQNASCNELKEELLKFCMKSLEYPLLTAQLHPLTEEEIENNSLRTFATEILVYLLAMGESLAVLMVHQLLHSRKTSREIDPLKEDVKYPTTSLASLAYLLFVQHISIDQFPAIYSPEYFLLFNMEYISALLSRTEESVLSKGLELFEHCLLTIEDNNLSHKYLEMKNIVSIPQALVKVMTLCPIEHLRKSSLKLFQQYINKFDPEGKYKLFRCLLKTSQHAGVQGYIIQNLKNQIDLALKPSNKNVWFSGPQLMPLLHTVLSLPEGAETDLLQNSDRIMASLNLLRYLVIRDNEWENQTGLWTDLFWIESFLKPLRIGLNMSRAHYEAEMRAKRENRKIKDAPDRETQCSLTVGGKKLPKMTIAMELEVLQSAIYMFDVMESIQARIEELIEPKMKYRAEDKNVTSEAS, from the exons CGAGGTCTACCTGAAACAGAGTTTAAAGAAGAAGATCACGGCATATTTCAATCAGCAGCCTGTCGGTGCCTGGAAGAAGGACATGCAGCCAAACTTTTGGAAATTCTACAAGATGAAAAAAATAAG GACTTTGTTACCTGCATGGGATGGAATTTTGTTGGTCCTATTGTTAGTTGTGCTTTGAAAGATGAGCAAGAATCTGAGCACAAGGAAAATTGCTTGAAAATACTAGACCGTGTAGTACAG ATCAGCAACCCAAAGGAACTTTTGGTGGGTTTACTTGAACAGATTGAGGAGGCTTTTGGAAATAACATATCTAAAACTATCTTATTACTACTTCCGCCACTTCAAACAG TGCTATTAAAAATGAAACATAAAAAGGCATATTCCGTTGGATTGTCTCTTGCAACCATTCAAAGCCAACTCTCTCGGCTGCCTGTACCTTATACTACAGAGCAACATAAACAGGATGAATATGAGCTTTGCAAGTGTTGTATGGCTGTTACCTCTTTTATGAAACCATTTGTGGATGAAGTGAATCAAGCAACAAAATCTAAGCAAAATGCTTCCTGTAATGAGCTAAAGGAGGAACTACTGAAATT CTGCATGAAAAGTTTGGAATACCCATTGCTGACAGCACAGTTACATCCATTAACTGAAGAGGAGATTGAGAACAATTCATTGAGAACTTTTGCTACTGAAATTCTG GTTTACTTGTTAGCAATGGGTGAATCGCTTGCTGTGTTGATGGTTCATCAGTTACTACATTCCAGAAAGACATCGCGAGAGattgaccctctgaaagaagatgTAAAATACCCGACAACCTCACTGGCAAGCTTGGCATATCTGTTATTTGTTCAGCATATCAGTATTGATCAATTTCCAGCTATTTACAG CCCTGAATACTTTCTTCTATTTAATATGGAATACATTTCTGCACTATTAAGTAG GACTGAAGAGTCTGTTTTGTCTAAAGGATTG GAATTGTTTGAACATTGCTTATTAACAATTGAAGATAATAATCTTTCTCACAAGTACTTGGAAATGAAGAATATTGTGAGCATTCCTCAG GCGTTAGTAAAGGTGATGACCCTCTGTCCCATTGAGCATTTG CGGAAATCGAGCCTAAAGCTATTCCAGCAATACATAAACAAATTTGATCCAGAaggaaaatacaaattatttag GTGCCTGTTAAAAACTAGCCAACATGCTGGGGTACAAGGTTACATTATACAAAATCTTAAAAATCAGATTGATCTAgcattgaag CCTAGCAATAAAAATGTGTGGTTCTCAGGCCCACAATTGATGCCACTGCTTCATACAGTCCTTTCACTTCCTGAAGGAGCAGAGACAGACTTGCTTCAAAACTCAGATAG AATCATGGCATCACTGAATCTTCTAAGGTATCTTGTGATCAGAGATAACGAGTGGGAGAACCAA ACTGGATTATGGACTGATCTTTTCTGGATTGAAAGCTTCCTGAAGCCACTGCGCATTGGTTTAAATATGTCTAGGGCTCATTATGAAGCAGAGATgagagccaaaagagaaaaccgGAAAATCAAAG ATGCACCTGATCGTGAAACGCAGTGTTCCTTGACGGTTGGCGGTAAAAAGCTCCCAAAAATGACTATTGCTATGGAATTGGAG GTTCTTCAGTCAGCTATCTACATGTTTGACGTAATGGAAAGTATACAGGCACGAATAGAAGAGCTGATTGAGCCAAAGATGAAATACAGAGCAGAGGATAAAAATGTGACCAGTGAAGCTTCAtaa